A genomic segment from Phragmites australis chromosome 6, lpPhrAust1.1, whole genome shotgun sequence encodes:
- the LOC133920385 gene encoding MADS-box transcription factor 57-like isoform X2, which produces MGRGKIVIRRIDNSTSRQVTFSKRRNGLLKKAKELSILCDAEVGLIVFSSTGRLYEFSSTNMKAVIDRYAKAKEEQLGVNSATSEIMVRSGKGRQQT; this is translated from the exons atggggaggGGGAAGATAGTGATAAGGAGGATAGACAACTCGACGAGCAGGCAAGTGACCTTCTCCAAGAGGCGGAACGGGCTGctgaagaaggccaaggagctCTCCATCCTCTGCGATGCGGAGGTCGGCCTCATCGTCTTCTCCAGCACCGGCAGGCTCTACGAGTTCTCCAGCACCAA CATGAAAGCTGTGATAGACCGGTACGCCAAGGCAAAAGAGGAGCAGCTTGGAGTGAACAGTGCAACTTCAGAAATTATGGTACG